A window of Panicum virgatum strain AP13 chromosome 8K, P.virgatum_v5, whole genome shotgun sequence contains these coding sequences:
- the LOC120645532 gene encoding disease resistance protein Pik-2-like, whose protein sequence is MGPVRSLLLDLNPRYLLDSTASSLKDPIQVCREYLYDRDGLIVIDGLQSVEEWDAVKTAFDGAFKGWIIIITNEESVAKYCATDSKYVLNIKGLEADHAIELLDQELKKNPRAAVTEGAKRTTLHKCGGLPKVICAAADLGCPDNIMSLLANRENMKDLFAWLLSYFSSSPDTIKPFIFYLSVFPLNHTIRRRRLVRRWIAEGYSNSRDNEECTAEEDGEKSFLKLISLSMVQVPELIMTPPMCQVNGFFLEYINSRPMEDNLVFALKGHSRKNLQRTGRRHLAIHESWDRDQNVFGSIDFSRLRSLTVFGEWKSFFISDKMRLLRILDLEDVSSGVRNDDVKKIVKVLYRLKFLSLRKCKGITHLPESLGNLKQLQTLDIRETFVVELPKSIIKIEKLQYIRAGQSVSPAAPPAAEPPVPLEAPAAKSTSSLARCCCATLVPNLLSRLRTTHRRVDTRCHHSGVKVPRGIGKLTNLQTLGVVNISAVGWKAFVEELRNLTQLHKLGVSGINKDNCQTFFSAILCLAHLRSLSLQVQVDEDNEAGFLDHISWHPVNLRSLKLYGLGSKLPQWIKKLQNGSKLSLQMTSLSQEEINLLPSRLHSLRIFLLEFQVLQFGQPNSYGQFSVDFLEISCSSKLETTIMFQRCYACVLRIRCGRMRSLRVSGLQNVKQLKQVWLSGPYDDALKQNLESEIANYHEEGLPKPVLRLEEPGSSLPYLWTSS, encoded by the exons ATGGGACCCGTGCGGAGCTTACTTCTGGATTTGAATCCTAGGTATCTCCTAGACAGCACGGCATCATCACTCAAGGACCCGATTCAAGTGTGCCGTGAGTATCTGTATGACCGGGATGGTTTAATTGTTATCGACGGTCTGCAGTCCGTGGAAGAATGGGATGCAGTAAAAACTGCATTCGATGGAGCTTTTAAAGGCTGGATAATTATCAttaccaatgaagaaagtgtcGCCAAATACTGTGCAACGGACAGCAAATATGTGCTGAACATCAAAGGTCTAGAAGCTGACCACGCCATTGAACTACTCGACCAG GAACTTAAGAAGAATCCTCGGGCTGCAGTAACTGAGGGGGCAAAGCGTACTACCTTGCACAAGTGTGGTGGACTCCCCAAAGTCATATGTGCAGCAGCTGATCTTGGATGTCCGGATAACATTATGTCCTTGTTAGCAAACAGAGAAAATATGAAAGATCTGTTTGCCTGGCTGCTATCCTACTTCAGTTCCAGCCCGGATACCATCAAGCCTTTTATCTTCTACCTATCAGTCTTTCCTTTGAACCACACCATCCGACGGAGACGTCTGGTAAGGCGGTGGATCGCAGAGGGATACTCCAACTCCAGAGACAACGAAGAATGCACAGCGGAGGAAGACGGGGAGAAGTCCTTTCTTAAGCTCATCAGTCTAAGCATGGTCCAGGTGCCAGAGTTAATCATGACGCCACCCATGTGCCAAGTCAATGGTTTCTTTCTTGAATACATAAACTCACGGCCAATGGAAGACAACCTTGTATTTGCACTGAAGGGCCACAGCAGAAAGAACTTGCAGCGCACAGGAAGGCGTCACCTTGCCATACACGAGAGTTGGGACAGAGATCAAAATGTATTTGGGAGCATCGACTTTTCACGGCTACGGTCTTTGACAGTGTTTGGTGAGTGGAAATCGTTCTTCATCTCTGACAAGATGAGGCTGCTCCGGATTCTGGATCTAGAGGATGTGTCTTCTGGTGTAAGAAATGATGATGTCAAGAAGATAGTGAAGGTACTATACCGCCTCAAGTTCCTCTCCCTGAGAAAGTGCAAGGGAATCACTCATCTGCCAGAATCGTTGGGAAATCTGAAGCAGCTCCAAACTCTCGACATCAGGGAAACCTTTGTGGTGGAGCTACCAAAGAGTATCATCAAGATAGAGAAGCTGCAGTACATTCGCGCTGGTC AATCAGTATCACcagcagcaccaccagcagcagaacCACCTGTGCCACTGGAAGCACCAGCagcaaagagcacatcatcacTAGCAAGATGCTGCTGTGCTACTCTGGTGCCAAACTTGCTGTCAAGGCTGCGCACAACACATCGCCGTGTTGACACACGCTGCCATCACAGCGGCGTCAAGGTGCCTAGAGGGATAGGGAAGCTTACCAACCTGCAAACGTTGGGTGTAGTTAACATCAGCGCCGTAGGCTGGAAGGCTTTTGTGGAGGAGCTCCGGAACCTTACCCAACTGCATAAGCTCGGGGTATCCGGCATCAACAAGGACAACTGCCAGACATTTTTTTCTGCCATCTTATGTCTCGCCCATCTGCGATCCTTGTCACTGCAGGTGCAAGTCGACGAGGACAATGAAGCTGGCTTCCTGGATCACATCTCCTGGCATCCAGTGAACCTACGGAGCCTCAAGCTGTACGGACTCGGAAGCAAGCTGCCACAATGGATCAAGAAGCTCCAGAATGGAAGTAAATTGAGTTTACAGATGACTTCGCTATCGCAAGAGGAGATAAATCTCCTTCCATCGAGACTACACAGTCTACGTATTTTCTTGCTGGAGTTCCAGGTTCTCCAGTTTGGTCAACCAAATTCATATGGTCAGTTTTCTGTGGACTTCCTCGAGATTTCTTGCAGCTCCAAGTTGGAAACTACAATAATGTTTCAAAGATGTTATGCTTGCGTGCTGAGGATACGCTGCGGGCGTATGCGGTCTCTACGGGTCTCTGGCTTACAGAATGTAAAACAGCTGAAGCAAGTCTGGCTCAGTGGGCCTTATGATGACGCCCTTAAGCAGAACTTGGAGAGTGAGATTGCCAACTACCATGAAGAAGGCCTACCTAAACCTGTTTTGAGGCTGGAGGAACCAGGTTCGAGTCTCCCATATCTATGGACCAGCTCGTGA